The following proteins come from a genomic window of Pararhodobacter sp.:
- a CDS encoding 3-keto-5-aminohexanoate cleavage protein — translation MSDKAILTCALTGVLTDPRSHPVPVTPAELAASARDAWEAGAVCMHVHFRQQGEGRGHLPSWDPALALEIAEAIRAECPGVILNFTTGVVGPDQSGPMACLRAAKPEIAACNAGSLNYLKTRADGRWAWPPMLFDNPVEKIEALLAVMRETGTRPEFECFDLGIVRSVEMFAQVGMIERPQINLVMGVASGMPADIDLLPLLLKYRPRDCAWQTTVIGRAEVWDVHRRAAELGGHLRTGVEDTFYLPDGARTPGNGALIEALARIARDVGREPATAAQARQIWGLA, via the coding sequence ATGTCGGACAAAGCCATCCTGACCTGCGCGCTGACCGGTGTCTTGACGGACCCCCGCAGCCATCCGGTGCCGGTCACGCCCGCGGAATTGGCCGCGTCGGCGCGCGACGCCTGGGAGGCGGGGGCGGTGTGCATGCATGTCCATTTTCGCCAACAGGGCGAGGGTCGCGGGCATTTGCCAAGCTGGGATCCCGCGCTGGCGCTGGAAATCGCGGAGGCGATTCGCGCGGAATGCCCCGGGGTTATCCTGAATTTCACCACCGGGGTCGTCGGACCGGATCAAAGCGGGCCAATGGCCTGTTTGCGCGCCGCCAAGCCGGAAATCGCGGCCTGTAACGCCGGGTCGCTGAATTATCTCAAGACCCGGGCGGATGGGCGCTGGGCCTGGCCGCCGATGTTGTTCGACAACCCGGTGGAGAAAATCGAGGCGCTGTTGGCGGTGATGCGCGAGACCGGAACGCGCCCCGAGTTCGAGTGTTTTGATCTGGGGATCGTGCGCTCGGTCGAGATGTTCGCGCAGGTTGGCATGATCGAGCGCCCGCAGATCAATCTGGTGATGGGCGTGGCCTCGGGAATGCCGGCGGATATCGATTTGCTGCCTTTGCTGCTGAAATACCGGCCCAGGGACTGCGCGTGGCAGACGACGGTGATCGGCCGGGCCGAGGTGTGGGATGTTCACCGGCGGGCGGCGGAGTTGGGCGGGCATTTGCGCACGGGCGTCGAGGATACGTTCTATTTGCCGGATGGGGCGCGCACACCGGGGAATGGCGCGCTGATCGAGGCGCTGGCGCGGATCGCGCGGGACGTTGGGCGCGAACCCGCAACGGCGGCGCAGGCGCGCCAGATCTGGGGATTGGCGTGA
- a CDS encoding acyl-CoA dehydrogenase family protein: protein MQFDLTDAQRAIYDAAFKYARTELHPLLARMDDEDWYPDHLVAKLGADGYCGLTAPEALGGAEMDLMSAGLVGEAFGYWNTNAAFIWGPHENLCLNNILRNGTEAQIARFVPDLCAGKTVGALGLTEPGAGSDALGSMALKAVRDGDDYVLTGRKMFISNGPVADVVLTYAKTAPERGAKGISAFIVETDTPGFSVAQTLTKMGWRGCPTGELVFEGVRVPAANLLGAENAGVAVVMSGLDIERAFLGLPYIGAAQRCLDLSLEYAATRKQFGKPIGSFQMIQSMLAEMYTVIEAARTMSYRALAACDAMQHGDGGRGSIHKLCAATVLNGAEMIAKVTDMAVQIHGGSGFVWETEVNRHYRNARIASLGGGTTEVRKLIIAEELFRERGLRLS, encoded by the coding sequence ATGCAGTTTGATCTGACGGACGCGCAGCGCGCGATTTATGACGCGGCTTTCAAATACGCCCGGACCGAGTTGCACCCTTTGCTGGCGCGCATGGATGACGAGGATTGGTATCCGGATCATCTGGTGGCGAAGCTGGGCGCGGATGGCTATTGCGGGCTGACCGCGCCGGAGGCGCTGGGTGGGGCCGAGATGGACCTGATGAGCGCCGGACTGGTGGGCGAGGCATTCGGCTATTGGAACACCAACGCGGCGTTCATCTGGGGGCCGCATGAGAACCTGTGCCTCAACAATATCCTGCGCAACGGCACCGAGGCGCAGATCGCGCGGTTTGTCCCGGACCTGTGCGCGGGCAAGACGGTGGGCGCGCTGGGGCTGACGGAACCGGGCGCGGGGTCCGATGCGCTGGGGTCGATGGCGCTGAAGGCGGTGCGCGACGGCGACGATTATGTGCTGACCGGGCGCAAGATGTTCATCTCGAACGGGCCGGTGGCCGATGTGGTGCTGACCTATGCCAAGACCGCGCCCGAGCGCGGGGCGAAGGGGATTTCGGCGTTCATTGTGGAGACGGACACGCCGGGCTTCTCGGTGGCGCAGACCTTGACCAAGATGGGCTGGCGCGGCTGCCCGACCGGCGAGTTGGTGTTCGAGGGGGTGCGGGTGCCCGCGGCGAACCTGCTGGGGGCGGAAAACGCGGGCGTCGCGGTGGTGATGTCGGGGCTGGATATCGAGCGCGCCTTTCTGGGCCTGCCCTATATCGGTGCCGCGCAGCGCTGCCTGGATTTGTCGCTGGAGTATGCCGCGACGCGCAAGCAATTCGGCAAGCCGATCGGTTCGTTCCAGATGATCCAGTCGATGCTGGCCGAGATGTATACGGTGATCGAGGCCGCGCGTACCATGTCCTATCGCGCCTTGGCGGCCTGTGACGCCATGCAGCACGGCGACGGTGGGCGCGGCAGCATCCACAAGCTGTGCGCGGCGACGGTGTTGAACGGGGCCGAGATGATCGCCAAAGTCACGGATATGGCGGTGCAAATTCATGGCGGCTCGGGGTTTGTGTGGGAAACCGAGGTGAACCGACATTATCGCAACGCGCGGATCGCGTCGCTTGGCGGTGGCACGACCGAGGTGCGCAAGTTGATCATTGCCGAGGAGTTGTTTCGCGAGCGCGGTTTGCGGCTGTCGTGA
- a CDS encoding glutathione S-transferase family protein — MIELWHCKDSRSLRALWALQELGLECRVHHLGFPPRATDPGFLEINPLGTVPYLKDGATTMTELSAITHYLAQKYGAGTLAVNPDEPAYADFLNWMYHSDATLTFPQTLILRYGRFEPKERRQPQVVADYTQWYLARLKLVNARLEQAEYLCADRFTAADIAVGYALYLGEVLGLAGHYKPQTQAYLARLKAREAFQKANAGTGGVDAV; from the coding sequence ATGATCGAACTTTGGCATTGCAAGGACTCGCGGTCCTTGAGGGCGCTCTGGGCGTTGCAGGAATTGGGGCTGGAGTGCCGCGTGCATCACCTGGGGTTTCCGCCACGCGCAACCGACCCGGGCTTTCTGGAGATCAATCCTCTGGGAACGGTGCCTTACCTCAAGGATGGCGCCACGACGATGACGGAGTTGTCGGCGATCACGCATTATCTGGCGCAGAAATACGGGGCTGGAACGCTGGCGGTCAATCCCGATGAGCCCGCGTACGCGGATTTCCTGAACTGGATGTATCACTCGGATGCGACGCTGACTTTTCCGCAGACCTTGATCCTGCGCTACGGCCGCTTTGAGCCAAAAGAACGCCGCCAGCCGCAGGTCGTGGCGGATTATACGCAATGGTATCTGGCGCGCCTGAAATTGGTCAACGCCCGGTTGGAGCAGGCTGAATACCTGTGCGCGGATCGGTTCACCGCGGCCGATATTGCCGTGGGATATGCCCTGTATCTGGGCGAAGTCCTGGGGCTGGCCGGGCATTACAAGCCGCAGACCCAAGCCTATCTGGCGCGGCTCAAGGCGCGTGAGGCGTTTCAAAAAGCGAATGCCGGAACAGGGGGCGTTGATGCAGTTTGA
- the selD gene encoding selenide, water dikinase SelD, with product MLTLPQTRDLVLVGGGHAHALLLLNWAMNPLPGARLTVIDPNPTAPYTGMLPGHIAGHYTRADLEMNLVALARHAGARLIAGRAEGIDTEARTVQVAGRPPLGYDIASFDIGITSDLPRLPGFSEHAIAAKPLGGYSERWARFVSQVEASRLSAQIVILGAGVAGVELAMAMDHRLHHIPNRRITLIEHKAALPHLGHAARKSLLAQLENRGITLLINTRATSITDTAVHLDNGTRIEATFVLGAAGSRPQDWLQQSGLRLHDGFIAVDPMLRSLSHPDVFAVGDCAHMAQSPRPKAGVFAVRQAPFLTHNLRAALSGGTMRPYRPQSDYLKLVSLGGKSALADKWGLPLSGRWLWQIKNRIDRKFMRMFHALPTMPTPSLPSPHSLGMAEVLGDKPMCGGCGAKVGPQVLRSALADLGTAVGVELGAGDDAAVLTLGQTRQVIATDHLRAVTDDPWLMARIATVHALGDIWAMGATPQAALLSLILPRLSDALQTRTLAEIMAGVTQELAAAGSALVGGHTTIGSELTIGLTVTGIAQDRLLTKVGAQPGDALLLTKPIGSGTLLAAEMAKQAPGRAIAALWPYLTQSQAEAARLLAPHAHAMTDITGFGLAGHLDEILHASALAAEIHLHAIPTFDGAQTLADQGTASTLAPANRAALIGRIAAPASTKAALLFDPQTSGGLLAAVPPDLADHLLHALISAGYTAAQIGTIQPKREGPALRVT from the coding sequence ATGTTGACCCTTCCCCAAACCCGCGATCTCGTTCTTGTCGGCGGCGGCCACGCGCATGCCTTGCTGCTGTTGAACTGGGCCATGAACCCGCTTCCCGGCGCGCGGCTGACCGTGATCGACCCCAACCCAACCGCCCCCTATACGGGCATGCTGCCGGGGCATATCGCCGGGCATTACACGCGCGCCGACCTCGAGATGAACCTGGTCGCCTTGGCCCGCCACGCCGGCGCGCGGCTGATTGCGGGCCGCGCCGAGGGCATCGACACCGAGGCGCGCACGGTGCAGGTCGCGGGGCGCCCGCCGCTTGGATATGATATCGCCTCGTTCGATATCGGCATCACCTCGGACCTGCCCCGGCTACCCGGCTTTTCCGAACACGCGATCGCTGCCAAGCCCCTTGGCGGGTACTCGGAACGCTGGGCGCGTTTTGTGTCGCAGGTCGAAGCCTCGCGGCTGTCCGCGCAGATCGTGATCCTCGGCGCCGGAGTCGCAGGCGTCGAGCTGGCGATGGCAATGGACCACCGCCTGCACCATATCCCCAACCGTCGGATCACCCTGATCGAGCATAAAGCCGCCCTGCCCCATCTGGGACATGCGGCGCGAAAATCCTTGCTGGCCCAGCTCGAAAACAGGGGCATAACCCTTTTGATCAACACCCGCGCCACGTCGATCACCGACACCGCCGTCCATCTGGACAACGGCACGCGGATCGAGGCGACCTTCGTGCTCGGGGCCGCCGGAAGCCGCCCTCAGGACTGGCTGCAACAGTCAGGACTGCGCCTCCACGACGGGTTTATCGCGGTTGATCCGATGCTGCGCTCACTCTCGCATCCCGACGTTTTCGCGGTCGGCGATTGCGCGCATATGGCCCAAAGCCCCCGCCCCAAGGCCGGGGTGTTCGCGGTCCGTCAAGCACCGTTTCTGACACACAATCTGCGCGCCGCCCTGTCAGGCGGGACCATGCGCCCCTACCGCCCGCAATCGGATTATCTCAAGCTGGTTTCGCTGGGCGGCAAATCGGCGCTTGCCGACAAATGGGGGCTTCCGCTGTCGGGCCGCTGGCTGTGGCAGATCAAGAACCGCATCGACCGGAAATTCATGCGCATGTTCCATGCGTTACCCACAATGCCCACGCCATCACTTCCGTCACCGCATAGCCTGGGCATGGCCGAGGTTCTGGGCGACAAACCGATGTGCGGCGGCTGCGGCGCCAAGGTCGGACCCCAGGTGCTGCGGTCAGCGCTGGCGGATCTCGGAACGGCCGTCGGCGTCGAACTGGGTGCGGGCGACGACGCCGCCGTTCTCACGTTGGGGCAGACGCGGCAGGTCATCGCAACCGACCACTTGCGCGCGGTCACCGACGATCCTTGGCTGATGGCGCGCATTGCCACCGTGCATGCCCTGGGTGATATCTGGGCAATGGGCGCGACACCCCAGGCCGCCCTGCTTAGTCTGATCCTGCCGCGCCTGTCGGATGCCTTGCAAACCCGCACGCTGGCCGAAATCATGGCCGGCGTGACACAGGAATTGGCGGCGGCCGGGTCGGCCCTCGTGGGGGGCCATACCACCATCGGCAGCGAACTCACCATCGGGCTGACCGTCACCGGCATCGCGCAGGATCGCCTGCTGACCAAGGTGGGCGCGCAACCGGGCGATGCCTTGCTCCTCACCAAACCGATCGGCTCAGGCACGCTTTTGGCGGCAGAAATGGCAAAGCAGGCCCCGGGCCGCGCCATCGCCGCCCTCTGGCCCTATCTCACCCAATCCCAGGCCGAGGCCGCGCGCTTGCTGGCGCCTCACGCCCATGCCATGACCGACATCACCGGTTTTGGCCTGGCGGGCCATCTCGACGAAATCCTGCACGCGAGCGCTCTCGCCGCAGAGATCCATCTGCACGCCATCCCAACCTTCGACGGCGCCCAAACACTCGCCGATCAAGGCACCGCCTCAACCCTCGCCCCGGCCAACCGCGCCGCCTTGATCGGCCGGATCGCCGCCCCAGCCTCAACCAAAGCCGCCCTGCTCTTCGACCCTCAAACCAGCGGCGGCCTGCTCGCCGCCGTCCCACCCGATCTCGCGGATCACTTGCTGCACGCCCTCATCAGCGCGGGCTACACAGCCGCCCAGATCGGCACCATTCAGCCAAAGCGCGAAGGCCCCGCCCTGCGCGTCACCTGA
- a CDS encoding carboxyl transferase domain-containing protein produces the protein MVVGGSYGAGNYAMCGRGFDPRFLFAWPNARTSVMGPAQAGQVLRMVTEAKMQAGGVVDTAKLDALEQGTAAMMAEKTTALASSARLEDDGIIDPRHTRDILAIVLGLTATEAQRGGNASTYGVARL, from the coding sequence GTGGTTGTCGGCGGATCTTATGGTGCCGGGAATTATGCGATGTGCGGGCGCGGGTTCGATCCGCGGTTCCTCTTTGCCTGGCCCAATGCGCGCACCTCGGTGATGGGGCCGGCGCAGGCCGGGCAGGTGTTGCGCATGGTGACCGAAGCCAAGATGCAGGCGGGCGGCGTGGTGGATACGGCAAAGCTGGATGCGTTGGAGCAGGGCACGGCGGCGATGATGGCCGAGAAAACCACGGCGCTGGCCTCGTCGGCGCGGTTGGAGGATGACGGCATCATTGACCCACGCCACACACGCGACATTCTGGCGATCGTGCTGGGGCTGACGGCAACCGAAGCGCAGCGCGGCGGCAATGCCAGCACTTACGGGGTGGCGCGGTTATGA
- a CDS encoding biotin/lipoyl-containing protein — translation MLAPRHIEVQVFGDTKGNVVHLGERDCSVQRRHQKVVEEAPSPVVTPQMRAELGAAAVALTKAAGYVGAGTVEFLWEDGAFWFLEMNARLQVEHPVTEAVTGLDLVEWQIRIARGEPLPLAQDQITLTGHAIEVRLYAEDPTQGFLPQTGSVLRWRPAPGLRVDHALAEGQDISGSYDPMLAKLIAHGPDRDTARRKLIAGLSQTRFQGLRNNKAFLINVLRHPGFADGLADTGFLGGEFKDDRSRTTTPPDAAMLALAVLINAKATGHRFGFSTAPALALTRRFEVGDQSHAVTLTLGPGATAQVRDGPTVVLEALATGVARAVIDGVAVSMPVSQQAEMLYLDDLILRDVTLAPSTAAATGSDGQVRAPMAGGVVDVLVTEGDTVAAGQVLAVLEAMKMEHPVRSPIAGRVIDVAVTAKSQVRARQRLFQINSEVT, via the coding sequence TTGCTGGCGCCGCGGCATATCGAAGTGCAGGTGTTCGGCGACACAAAGGGCAATGTGGTGCATCTGGGCGAGCGCGATTGCTCGGTGCAGCGCCGCCATCAGAAGGTCGTCGAGGAGGCTCCGTCGCCGGTGGTGACGCCGCAGATGCGCGCCGAACTTGGGGCGGCAGCGGTCGCCTTGACCAAGGCGGCGGGTTACGTCGGCGCGGGCACGGTCGAATTCCTGTGGGAGGATGGCGCGTTCTGGTTTCTGGAAATGAACGCCCGCTTGCAGGTCGAACACCCGGTGACCGAGGCGGTGACGGGGCTTGATCTGGTGGAATGGCAAATCCGGATTGCGCGCGGCGAGCCGTTGCCGCTGGCGCAAGACCAGATCACCCTGACCGGACACGCCATCGAAGTGCGGCTCTATGCCGAGGACCCGACGCAGGGCTTTTTGCCGCAAACCGGCAGCGTGCTGCGCTGGCGGCCTGCGCCGGGCCTTCGCGTGGATCATGCGCTGGCCGAGGGGCAGGACATCAGCGGCAGTTACGACCCGATGTTGGCCAAGCTGATCGCCCACGGGCCCGACCGCGACACCGCGCGCCGAAAGCTGATTGCCGGGCTCAGTCAGACCCGGTTTCAGGGCTTGAGGAACAACAAGGCGTTTTTGATCAACGTGTTGCGGCATCCGGGGTTTGCCGATGGATTGGCCGATACCGGGTTTCTTGGCGGCGAGTTCAAGGACGACCGCAGCCGGACCACAACACCACCCGATGCGGCGATGCTGGCGCTTGCGGTGCTGATCAACGCCAAGGCGACGGGACACAGATTCGGCTTTTCCACCGCTCCGGCGCTGGCGCTTACCCGGCGGTTCGAGGTCGGCGACCAGAGCCACGCGGTCACGCTGACGCTTGGACCGGGTGCCACGGCACAGGTTCGCGATGGACCGACGGTGGTTCTGGAGGCTCTCGCGACGGGTGTCGCGCGGGCGGTGATAGATGGCGTGGCGGTGTCAATGCCCGTCTCGCAACAGGCAGAAATGCTTTACCTGGACGATCTGATCCTGCGCGACGTGACCCTGGCACCCAGCACCGCCGCGGCGACCGGCAGCGACGGGCAGGTGCGCGCGCCGATGGCGGGCGGCGTGGTCGATGTGCTGGTGACCGAGGGTGATACCGTGGCCGCCGGGCAGGTTCTGGCGGTACTGGAGGCCATGAAAATGGAACACCCGGTGCGCAGCCCGATTGCGGGCCGTGTCATCGACGTCGCGGTAACGGCAAAATCGCAAGTACGCGCCCGACAGCGACTTTTTCAAATAAACTCGGAGGTCACATGA